The region AGCTTAAAGAAgggtttgatttgattcaatGTTTGAGGAAATTCAAGTTTCGGCCTGCCTTTTCTGCTTATACGACTCTGATTGGCGCCCTGTCTGCAGTTCAAGAACCGGACCTTATGCTTACTTTATTTCATCAAATGCAGGAATTGGGTTATGAAGTAAGCACACATTTGTTTACAACTGTGATTCGTGTGTTTGCTAGAGAAGGTCGTCTTGACGCTGCCCTTGCACTGTTGGATGAGATGAAAAGTAACTGTCTTCATGCTGATATTGTTCTTTATAATGTCTGTATAGATTGCTTTGGTAAGGTGGGTAAGGTGGATATGGCTTGGAAATTCTTTCATGAGATTAAATCACATGGTTTATTTCCTGATGATGTGACTTATACTAGCATGATTAGTGTTCTCTGCAAAGCTAATAGACTTGATGAAGCAGTGGAAATATTTGAGCAGATGGAAAAAAACAGAAAAGTCCCATGTGCATATGCTTACAACACCATGATCATGGGCTATGGATTATCTGGGAAGTTTGACAAGGTATATAGTTTACTGGAGAGACAAAAAGCTAGAGGGTGCATTCCTAGTGTTATAGCATATAATTGCATCCTGACATGCCTTGGTAAAAGGGGAAGACTGGAGGAGGCATTGAAAACTTTTGAGGAAATGAAGAAGGATGCAGCGCCCAATCTTTCTACGTATAATATTCTAATTGATATGCTATGCAAAGCAGGAGAAGTTGAAGCTGCTTTCAAGGTTCGAGATGCAATGGAAGCAGCTGGCTTGTTTCCTAATGTCATGACTGTAAACATAATGATTGATAGACTATGTAAAGCCAAAAGACTTAATGAGGCGTGCTCTTTATTCGAAGGAATGAATCATAGAATTTGTTCCCCGGATGAGGTTACATTCTGTTCACTTATAGATGGTTTAGGCAAACAAGGTAAAGTTGATGATGCATACGGGCTTTTTGAACGGATGTTGGATTCTGATAAAGTCCCAACCGCCATTGTGTATACATCCCTCATAAAAAACTTCTTCAAGTGTGGACGGAAGGAGGATGGCCACAAGATATACAAGGAAATGATCCACAGGGGCTGTACTCCTGATCTCATGCTTCTCAATATCTACATGGATTGTACTTTTAAAGCTGGTGAAACTGAGAAAGGAAGAGCTATATTCGAGGAAATAAAATCTCGAGGATTTGTTCCAGATGTTATGAGTTATTCGATCCTAATTCATGGCCTGGTGAAAGCTGGTTTTGCACGAGAAACATATAACCTGTTCTATGCAATGAAGGATCAAGGCTGTATTCTGGATACTCGTGCTTATAACACTGTTATTGACGGGTTCTGCAAGTCAGGTAAGGTCGATAAAGCATATCATTTGCTGGAGGAAATGAAGACAAAGGGCCACCAACCAACTGTTTTTACCTATGGCTCTGTGATTGACGGTCTTGCCAAAATTGATAGGCTAGATGAAGCGTATGCGCTGTTTGAAGAAGCCAAGTCGAATGGATTAGAGCTCAATGTTGTCATCTATAGCAGTCTCATTAACGGGTTTGGAAAAGTAACAAGGATCGATGAGGCTTATCTAATCATGGAAGAGTTGATGCAGAAAGGTTTAACACCTAATGTGTACACATGGAATTGCTTGCTTGATGCCTTGGTGAAAGCAGAGGAAATTAGTGAAGCCCTTGTTTGCTTCCAGaatatgaaaaatttgaaatgcaCTCCAAATCAGATCACGTTCAGCATTCTCATAAATGGTCTCTGCCggattagaaaatttaacaaGGCCTTTGTGTTTTGGCAAGAGATGCAGAAGCAAGGGTTAATACCCAATGTTATCACTTACACCACTATGATTGCAGGACTTGCAAAGGCTGGGAACATTGCAGAAGCTAGTTCGCTCTTTGAAAGGTTTAAAGCAAGTGGGGGTATACCTGATTCTGCtagttataatgctatcattgAAGGCTTAAGTTACTCAAATAGGGCAATGGATGCGTTTAAAGTTTTTGAGGAAACTCGGCGGAGAGGTTGCCAAATTCATACTAAAACATGTATTGCACTTTTGGATGCCCTGCAGAAAGCTGAATGTCTTGAGCAGGCAGCTATTGTGGGTGCTGTTCTGAGGGAAATAGCGAAATCACAACATGCTGCAAGATCTTGGTGACATCATGTTATTATCAGGTACTATGTGATGGATTGATGTTGCCAATTTAGTGTTTGATGCTGTGCATTCAACTCTTTATCTTGCCTATGATAAATTTTGTGGCAAGGGACTTTATTCGTCCATTACAGACTTCCTCAGTGGGGATATATAGTTGCTGCATGCAAAGGTATGTTTCTGAACTTGTTAACTATTCGAATATAGAAATTGTTTATTACAAAAGTTAAATTCTGCAAttgatgaatatttttttttgcacaTACATAGGAGAAATCTACTATGTCTTGCTGGTTTTAATGTTAAAATGTTGCGAATAATCACAAAACATTggatttctttaaaaatatatatctcaacatggactttttttaaaaatcaacccACTAGTGTATTTTGAATGAGCACATTGCCATCATGGCACTGTGGAAGGCACCTCTATTAGGAATGAAAAATGTAGTTTCTGTTACTGTGGATTTGCATGGTTCTTTCTGTTTGCTTGTTCTTGATGTCATGTTGTTGAATTGAACCTCTAGTCCGTGTTTTGACCAGTAGATGCATGTTCCTTTTTCTTAAATGCGCCAGGTAAGCAACTTGATTCGTCAACTTCACAAGCATCTCCCTGACATCAATGTCGAGAATCGCTAAAATCGGCACAAGCATGTATGAGTTGGAATTTACTACAGCAATTTCACAAATCCAATCTGCCTTTGTTTGATGCAAGTTGGAATTTACTACAGCATGTCTCTGTGCTTTGAACTTTTATCTTTCTGTAAGACGACTCGGAGTGGTAATGCTGTGATGACATGCTAATGCAAATGATACTGCACCGCGATCATCTTCTTTTAGCTCACCGATTCATCTTCAAGTGTTCCATATTCTTGTGCTCTATGTGGTGTAAcattttattcttgttatttATTATAATGTGCTGTAACATTattttactaataaataatatttgatttcaCACAATGTTCGAttaattttgcaattttaatatCAGAATATCTAACTAGTAATTGTGAacgttttttttgtaatttttcaagGTGATCaagtaaaaaaatagtatatgaAAAGCcggctcaatttttttttttttaaatataatcatAATTTCATATGGAACATTGTCTCACGGAAACAGTTTTTACATACACTTTAAAGGTAAAAGgtacaaatttattttcatagaAATACATCTCTAtgttaaaaaattcaaaaacaaaaaggacctttaaatttactttcatttttaattacttttctagcacactttaaaaaaaatatatccaaatttcaTAGTTTTGGTCAAATGATGATAATGGTCCCGCATAAATATGACCCGTCAGATATCATTTATCAACACCACAAATGGAATCCTAAGGCCACACATCAAAACAGAGACCGATctcaaactaattaaaatagcCCCAACTACAGAGAATCCACTCCCAATCTAAAATATATGACCGTTAATAACTCCAACGTCTCCCtctaattcaaaattcaaatctcCATAAATAGTCAACAAAAATTCCCACTTTCCTTTACTGGGTTTACAGACCGTTACCCATCCATAAATAGATTAAAAGAAATAACGTCcttcttaaaattttaacaacTTAAATAACCTTCGAATTTCTCTATTCATCTTTAAATCTGTCTGttctggcaaaaaaaaaaatctttaaatctgTTGGTTTCTGttgcaaaaaataataatcaagaaTGGCGTTGAGACCAATCGGCAATGCACTTCCGACAACAACACCGGAGAGACCCAAAAAACAAGCAAAAGTTAACGTTTTACTTCAAAAACCGGCCGAGGTTGGTGTTACCGATGAAAATAATCCTCCATTGCCGCCTTCTGCCGATGTTGTTATTGATTATGTTCTGTCTGAGAATCTTAAACCTATGGCAGACCCTGAAATTAAGATTCAAGTaagtatataatataattaatctcTCTTAATTGGGTATTATTTTGTCCATAGATTTCGAGgtatgatttttgttttttatgaatACTCAGAGCCTAATCGAAGGATTAGAATCCAAAGATTGGATTACGGTTTGTGATTCGCTGAACGATGTTAGGCGATTCGCGTTGCATCACTCGTCTCTTTTGCTCCCTATCTTGTAAGTTTTCTGGCATATATAGATTGTTTTTTTGAAAAGGTGTTTAAATTAGATCTATTTGAACGAAGCgcgtaattaataaaaatatgtgtATGATTCTTATAGAGAGAAGGTTATGTTGGTGGTGGTAAAGGCCATGAAGAATCCAAGAAGTGCTTTGTGTAAAACTTCAATAATGGCTTCATCTGATATATTTAATGTATTTGGAGACAAATTATTTGATTCAACCACTGATGCATTTGATAACCTGGTGAGGATTAAATCAATTTATTCCCTTATTTCTCTAAAagtgtttatttttcttttattttttaattttttttttgtcccatTTGGTGCACAGCTATTACAGCTACTCTTCAAAGCTTCACAAGATAAAAAGTTTGTGTGTGAAGAAGCAGATAGAGCATTGAATGTAATGGTGAAGTCCATGACTCATTTGCCTCTGCTTCATAAGCTTAGAGCTTATGTTAGACATACCAACCTCCGAGTCCGGGCCAAAGTTGCTGTAGGAATCTCCAACTGCGTTTCCGACATGGTAAACCTTTTGAAAACTCACAATTTTGTGTGCTATCGTCTTTTCGACGGCTTTTTAAGATAAATGGTGCTTCTTTTTCAGGATATAGAAGCAATGAAAGAGTTTGGACTGGCTGCGCTGGTTCAAATTGCTGCAGATTTGTTGAATGATAGGCTGCCCGAGGCAAGGGAAGCAGCACGGAAGATTGTGATCTCTTTATATGAGGCGTATACAAAAGATGAAGAGGGCGATAAGGTGGAATTTTGGCAGAGTTTTTGCCAAGCGAATTTATCTGCCATTCACGCTCTGTCTATGTCGAAAATTATAAGTTCATAATCGAATTGAGTAGTATTTTGCTGTTATTGCAGCAGTAGTGAGACCAGCCAGCTCTTGTGTGCTGAAAATTGGAGAAAGAACAGTGTGTAGTAATATCTAGTTTCATGTAATCTACTTTTTACATGAATATCTATTAGTTTTTCTTACATAGAGCTGGGCATAACAACACAAATTCCCCAAAACTACAGTTAATTGTCTTTTTCCCACGAAAGTCgtcaaaaccaaaattaatttgataattttttacatCTATTATCAACAAAATTGCCATGCAGCAGCACCTAATATATCCTATCAAGAATGTGTTCAAAGATTCAAGAGAACCTCACAGTTGCAAAAGATCTGTCACTGACATTTGCAGGTGTTATCGAGGCTAACCATAAGTAGGATCAAAACTTGGAAGAAGAATCCAAGTTTAACTCTGACCATTATTAATTCTTCAACAAGTCAAGTGCTTCATCCTCTTATAATGAGCTGATCTCATTCGAAACATCTACTGCCTTTATAATAAATCACGACTTCGCCATTTCACGGAGTACCTTGATCTTGTTCAAGTAAAGATGACAAAGCCATCTCAACCTCAACAAACGGTTGACCAACATAAAGCTTTAGCTGCCCCTTCCTCACAACAATTACTTTCTTGGATCCAGATTTCACACCCTCGTAAAGTTCCTGCAAGAGTTCAGATTCTTCTCAGCTTTTCAAATAGACTCGCAATAGCAGGACACATGCATTTGTTCATTACTTTTGACTCTATGCTATGTCAGCCATTGTTTTTTCGTACAAGAATTCGGTAACATCCTTATATCTACCATTAATTTTTGCTTACAAGAAGGATCCTTATAACCGTATAAAAATGCCTTGTCTTGTGTCTAATTACAAGTATGCATGAAAGAAATGGAGTTGGAGTTCTTACTTTAACAGAGAGTGGAATGATGTCAGCCATGAAATCCCCTAAATCTTCAAAGTAGCAATCAAGCAAATGACAGAAGTTATTGGCATCGCCACGGTCCTCAAAAGCAACAGTGTAGGATTCCACTTGGTCATCTGGCTGTGAAAGTGCTTTTATACAATAAAGTCCTTGTCCTTCAAGTTCTGAGCCTTTTCGCATTAAGATAACCTGGAGAAGAGTACATATAAACCGATATCATtagaaattaatctaaaataaaaattaacgcAATAGCATAAAAACTAACTCCCGGAAACCTAGCCGTAATTTTGCCACATGTCCCACTTGTCTGAAAAAGTAAAGATCTGCTATGCGCACATGGATATAGATACAACTACTTGCACAAAATCAGCCACACTGATAAAATGTGGAAGAAAGAAAACTAACTTAATTGTTTGTGCAGACACAGTGgcgttctattagtataatttgCATATCAGATATAGAAACATACATATTATCATACTGACAAAGAAATCAATAATGAAAGAGTATCAGGTTTCAATTGCATACTAGAACATAAGGAAGCTTCAGCCACCAGAAAGGTTTTTGCACATCTGATTGTTTATTCCCTGCTTTGTTTGCCATTGGTCTCTTTTGAGGGTTTCTGCTGGATGAAGCAGGTCCATCAATATCTGTAACAGTTCTCCGGTGTTCTTTTGCTAAGCTTCctaatttttttgcattttgtgATTTTGAAACCTCCGTTATTTCATTTGAGGACCTTGCTTTACCATTCTCCTGGACAGcacctaaaaatataaaaatccacCTTTATGAAGAGCTCCAAAAGCAATGCATGTGATAGCGGAAGAAACAAATTCAGAGTTTAGTACTATCAAATTCTACTTTTAGTACTAAAAACATGTTTTCCTCTCAATGTGGAGTTGGATTAAAATACATCACAGcatcaaaatattcaaataatagCCCTAAAAGTCATTCTTTCAGGGTACTACAAAACCTGCATCtaccaaacaaataaaaattcagataTTCAGAACATCAAGAACAATTACCATGAACTTAAAATCACTATCACGAATGTAAATGCAACAAATCATACATTCAAAAGACGTTATTTACATTACCAGACTCCGCTTCCTTATGCAGATCCTCCTTTTCCTTCTCTGTTATGTAACCATTAATCACAGCCTCAATTTCACTATCTCTCGGTTTACCATTCAAAACACTTCCATTCGTGCTACTCAACTTTTCATCACTCCTTAAACCCGAAAACCCCTTTGGACTGCTCATCGATGAGCTCATCAAAGAACTTCTAAACCCGAACTTCTTTTTAAACAATAGCATTTGCTCATCATTACTCAATTCCAtctcaccaccaccaccatcatTATCATTTTCCTCCTCCTCCTTCTCCTCctcctcatcttcttcttgaCTACCAAACCCGCCTAAAAGATTCATAAACGAATCAGGCAAAAACTGTTCCCTCTTAGAATTCAATTTTTTCTCAACCTTAATCAACCTATCACCAATTTCCTTTTCAATTTCATTCTCATCATCATAACCATCTTTCCTCTTCATTCCCTCTTTCTTTCGTACCTCTCTCGCCATCGCCTTAATTTCGCTAATCCTCTCCTCCATTTCATCAGAATACACCACCTCAGCATTGCTTGAGTACATAAAAACATTACCTTTACCAGACTCTGAATTACCAAAGCTCTTATCTTTACTGTCATTGCCAAACACCCAAACCGTTACAATTGCTTGTAACAGATAAACCCCAATCACCCAACCACAAAATTTCAAGACAAACTTGGGTGAAATTCTGCCATAATCACCCTTCTTTTCTTCAATAACAGTTCCCAAATCAATTTCATTGAGAGAATCCAAAGCAGCGTCGTTTTGGGGTTCGAGCTGGAATGGAATTATGGGAATGGAAACGGGGAGAGTGGGTTCTATTGCAACTGGGGGTTCTGGTAAGGGTTTAGTTAGGGTTTTAAGAATTTTGGGGCGTAAATGGTTTTTTCTCTGTATTACTATGCGTTTTGATGATGGAAATGAAGCGGAAATACGAGCCGACGCGAGTTTTGCCGGGTACTGCCGGAATTTGTGAATAACGGCGATTGATGGGCGAGCTAGGAAAGGGAAGGTGGTTGTGGATGTGGCGCTGTAACCGTATGAACGCGCCATTGTTGAATGAAAAAGAAAGCTTCAAGTTTCTAAAACAATCTTTATTTGTAAAAATCCCACATCGCTTACATAAGACAAAAGCGGTGAGGACTAGTGTTATAAATACGGAAACCGGCTACCTATCAAATCATACCTTTCTCGGCCTTTTGGCTAAGATCAAGTGTAGTATCTGTTCTTATCAGTTTAATATCTGATATGTGGGTCATTGGCCCACacgatattaaattaattttttaagggGGAGAGTCCGCTACAATAGCTTGCTATTGGGGCTCCCGAGCGTCGCCTGTGCGTTGCACTACAGCACTGGCCTGGCGCACCCCTCCAATATAAGTTTAAAATTCATACCATTTTATCTCACTTAtcatattatgtttttaattaaatgtcCTCTCAACAAATTTACTCTTAAATTTGTGTTTGAAAATTGGTTTTATGTATGTGGACCTTACgacaaagaaagaaaaaacgTAATAATAAGTGAGACAAAACCTAAATCTCTTTCTTATCTAAACCCCTCACTCTATTTCATGTTGTCTTGAGATTGACAAACCGTATAAGAAGACAGAATCTAACCTACATTTTTGAAAACACAACAGCATCCTATCTACTGTTCCAGCTCGTTAGTATCTCCTTGGCAAATCAACACCTATAGTTCAAGAATCATTGAAACAAGACCCTAAAAATTTAAAGTAGTTCCTGATTTTAGCTTTACTGTCTTTGTTTGTTTCTCAGTTTAGGCAAAGCTATGGCTTCAAAGCTCCATGTCTCACTTTCAGCAGCACAAGGGTCCTCTTCTACAGGTTCTTGTTCTATCCGAGCTCCTCTTACtcctgatgatgatgatggtgatggtaGTAGTGGTGATAATGCTTCAGAATTTGAGTCTAATAGTCATGAGAAATCTGATTGTAGTGATACTTATAGTAGTATTTATAATGAGTTTGAGTCTGAAGAGTATTTTAGCGGTGAGGAGTTTGAAAGTGCATCAGAGAAGGTTTTTGTAGCTGGCCCAGATGAGGAAAATCGAGAACTAAGTAGCTTTTTTGATAAAGTTCGAACTTTTAGGCCTTTTGTGAATAACCCATATGAAGAAAGTTTGGGGAGTTCCGTTTTTGATGATGAAGAGAGTGGTATAACTGATGAGGATGGTTCTGTTGTTGATTCTGGGAGTCCGAATGTGGCGAGAGTTAGGCCTATTGCCCAGTTGTCGATGGAATGTGATGAATTCGATGAGTTGTTGTGTGATGAGAGAGCTGTGGATGATAGGTTTTCGAATATTATTAAGGTGCCTACTCATGGTTTTCATGATAGAACTGATAGTGCACCTAGAGTGGAAGTGTCTGTTGTTGAAGAAGGTGAAATGGTCGAGTCATTAGTGCAAGGAGATTCGTCAGTTGCGAATGAGTCTCAGTTGTTAGCGGTAAGAGTTAATGGTGATTTGCTGGATAAACTAGCTAATGTTAATACGTGTGTTTTGAGTAGTGAAGATGGTGAGTTGTTAATAAAGGGTTCTAATGGCTCTGTTTCAGTAGAACTGATTAAAGATGACTGCCGTGTTATTTCATTGGAAGCTCAGGTTGGGCCTTTATTGGAGAATAAGGAAGTCGTTTTCGaagaaaatttaaagttgaaCAAAGATGCTAAGCATGTTACAGAGGATTCTGCTTCAGTTGAGTTGGTTGAGGATCATGGATGTGTTGTTGTATCTGATGGTCATGTGAAATCTTTGGTAGATATCAGTTTCTTGGAGAGGAACTTTAACGATTATGCCAAGCATTTTGTTGAAGAAAGTTTGCCTTTTGAGAATTTGCAGCAGGGAAAGATTGAATTGGATAATGGAGATGGGCGCAGTGTGAAGAACATAGGGCCTGGTTTTGTGAATCATCTATTAGAGCTATGTGGTGCTAGCATGAAAATGCAACAGAGTGGAGAAACGGTTAGTGGTTGTGATGTTACCCATGAAAGTG is a window of Mercurialis annua linkage group LG2, ddMerAnnu1.2, whole genome shotgun sequence DNA encoding:
- the LOC126669925 gene encoding pentatricopeptide repeat-containing protein At3g06920 — protein: MKILLRNPAGTKLRNAFKFWNKFSNPRKWISISNGPTSELDGKISSCKDIDDDENWRRNDAVRQRVDEVCKILENGTWGPDVENALSMFDESPQPEFVICVLRRVKNVNQAISYFRWAERKTDETLCPEAYNSLLMVMAKMKRFDYFEQIIEEMSIAGFGPSPKACVELILSCVKSNKLKEGFDLIQCLRKFKFRPAFSAYTTLIGALSAVQEPDLMLTLFHQMQELGYEVSTHLFTTVIRVFAREGRLDAALALLDEMKSNCLHADIVLYNVCIDCFGKVGKVDMAWKFFHEIKSHGLFPDDVTYTSMISVLCKANRLDEAVEIFEQMEKNRKVPCAYAYNTMIMGYGLSGKFDKVYSLLERQKARGCIPSVIAYNCILTCLGKRGRLEEALKTFEEMKKDAAPNLSTYNILIDMLCKAGEVEAAFKVRDAMEAAGLFPNVMTVNIMIDRLCKAKRLNEACSLFEGMNHRICSPDEVTFCSLIDGLGKQGKVDDAYGLFERMLDSDKVPTAIVYTSLIKNFFKCGRKEDGHKIYKEMIHRGCTPDLMLLNIYMDCTFKAGETEKGRAIFEEIKSRGFVPDVMSYSILIHGLVKAGFARETYNLFYAMKDQGCILDTRAYNTVIDGFCKSGKVDKAYHLLEEMKTKGHQPTVFTYGSVIDGLAKIDRLDEAYALFEEAKSNGLELNVVIYSSLINGFGKVTRIDEAYLIMEELMQKGLTPNVYTWNCLLDALVKAEEISEALVCFQNMKNLKCTPNQITFSILINGLCRIRKFNKAFVFWQEMQKQGLIPNVITYTTMIAGLAKAGNIAEASSLFERFKASGGIPDSASYNAIIEGLSYSNRAMDAFKVFEETRRRGCQIHTKTCIALLDALQKAECLEQAAIVGAVLREIAKSQHAARSW
- the LOC126667739 gene encoding uncharacterized protein LOC126667739, translating into MALRPIGNALPTTTPERPKKQAKVNVLLQKPAEVGVTDENNPPLPPSADVVIDYVLSENLKPMADPEIKIQSLIEGLESKDWITVCDSLNDVRRFALHHSSLLLPILEKVMLVVVKAMKNPRSALCKTSIMASSDIFNVFGDKLFDSTTDAFDNLLLQLLFKASQDKKFVCEEADRALNVMVKSMTHLPLLHKLRAYVRHTNLRVRAKVAVGISNCVSDMDIEAMKEFGLAALVQIAADLLNDRLPEAREAARKIVISLYEAYTKDEEGDKVEFWQSFCQANLSAIHALSMSKIISS
- the LOC126667738 gene encoding uncharacterized protein LOC126667738; the encoded protein is MARSYGYSATSTTTFPFLARPSIAVIHKFRQYPAKLASARISASFPSSKRIVIQRKNHLRPKILKTLTKPLPEPPVAIEPTLPVSIPIIPFQLEPQNDAALDSLNEIDLGTVIEEKKGDYGRISPKFVLKFCGWVIGVYLLQAIVTVWVFGNDSKDKSFGNSESGKGNVFMYSSNAEVVYSDEMEERISEIKAMAREVRKKEGMKRKDGYDDENEIEKEIGDRLIKVEKKLNSKREQFLPDSFMNLLGGFGSQEEDEEEEKEEEENDNDGGGGEMELSNDEQMLLFKKKFGFRSSLMSSSMSSPKGFSGLRSDEKLSSTNGSVLNGKPRDSEIEAVINGYITEKEKEDLHKEAESGAVQENGKARSSNEITEVSKSQNAKKLGSLAKEHRRTVTDIDGPASSSRNPQKRPMANKAGNKQSDVQKPFWWLKLPYVLVILMRKGSELEGQGLYCIKALSQPDDQVESYTVAFEDRGDANNFCHLLDCYFEDLGDFMADIIPLSVKELYEGVKSGSKKVIVVRKGQLKLYVGQPFVEVEMALSSLLEQDQGTP